TGGTACGCTCAAAGTCAAACAGTGCTTCTTGAAGCTGCGAATCAATCACAGTGCGATCAGAGACCACCACCACGGTATCAAAGATTTTTTTGGCCTGGGCATCATGCAGTTCCGCCAAAAAGTGGGCCGTCCAGGCAATGCTGTTCGTTTTGCCCGAGCCCGCCGAATGTTGGACGAGATATTTATTGCCCGGCCCATCTTTGAGCACGGCCGCCTGTAGCTTGCGCGTTACGTCGAGCTGATGATACCGGGGGAAGATGATCTTGGTGATCTGCTTCTTTTTGTCGCGCTGGGCAATGAGGTAACGGCCCAGGATTTCCAGCCAGCTTTCCCGCTGCCACACCTGTTCCCAGAGATACGCGGTACGATGGCCACCAGTAGGGTTTACGGGATTGCCCGCCCCACCGTTGTCACCCTGGTTAAACGGCAGAAAGCTGGTCTCTGCCCCATCCAGCCTGGTCACCATGTGTACCTCACTGTTGCTGACGGCAAAATGGACCAGAGCGCCGTTGGGAAAGCTTAACAGTGGTTCGGGTGCCTGGCCCTTCGGCTTGGGGTTGCGATCAAAGCGGTACTGGTCAATGGCATCCCCGATACTTTGCGTGAAATCGGTCTTCAGCTCCGTGGTGGCAACAGGCAGACCATTGAGGAACAGCACCAGATCAATGCTGTTTTCGTTGTGCAGGGAATAATGCACCTGCCGGACGATGCGCAACTGGTTAGCAGCGTAACGTGCTAGTATATCGGCATTGATGGCGAGGGCCGGCTTAAACTGGGCCATGAGCAACGGTTGTTTGAGGCCCAGCAGTTCAATACCGTGCCGCAATACATCCAGGGTACCGCGCTGATCAAGCTGATCGCGTAGCCTGGCCAGCAACGTCTCACCCGCTTTTGCACCGTGGTTTTTGACGAGAACATCCCACGCCTTCGGTTGCGTCGCCTGTACCCAAGCCAGCACATCGGCCGGATATAATGCGCGTGCCCGGTCGTAGTTTGCCGCATCGCCTTCGGCATACAACCAACCGTTAGCGCCGAGGTGTTGGCAAATCTCGGTCTCGAAATTGATTTCTTTGTGCAGGCTCATGGCACGGTTGGTGAGATTGAACTGATGTATTTTGCTCCAGCTCTGGTGATACCGTAGATTTGCGTAGAGTCACTCCCCCCTGGTTGTCGAGCAATCAGTCCACAATGCTCCAAAATATTAAGATCGTCTGGAAAGAAAATGGGGTCGGAAATAGTGAGTAGCTGACTGGTTTCCTCAAAAAACGCATGAATAGGATCGTCGCAGAACACAAAGGTCCTGCACTTTGAATTAACCAGTTCGCGTAGAACAGAGACGGCTTGATCTGAAAGGTTAGCATTGGGTAAAAGGGACTTGGAAAGAGATTGAAAGCCTTCCACCCGACTCAAAAACGTGGCAAGAGTGGTATTGATTGCATCAAGTTTTGAGATAGTCACAGCGTTGTCTTGCCGGAGCAAATTCACTACTTCTGTTTGGATTGCGGCCGTATTGCAGATTAGATTTTTGATATCTTCGTGGCGATGATGCTGCAACCACTCTATGAACTCCTGGTGCGCATCACTACCGAGGTTCTTTCGCTCTTGTGCGAACATTCCCAAAAGTTGAACGATTGTCGCGAGCGTATTGGCGGCTGTGAGTGGGTCCATTATCATTGTTTGGTTAGTGGTTGCGCACGTCAATCTGGCCAGTGACGGCAGCAGAGATCAATGCAGTCCGGCGTTCTTGCAGCAGGTCAATCTGATGTGATATTTCCACCAGGAGTTGCTTTTTGTGATGAACAGTTTTCGCCACTGCTTGTTGAATTTGGAGGTTAGGTAGCGGGATTCTCTCCTTAAGCAGTGCTGAAATATTCAATGGCCGATTTCTGCCGGCAGCCCCGCGTGCGTGTTCGTTAAGCAGAAAGTCGCCATGCCTGGTCAATAGCAGCGCGAATAGGTATTCTGTGATAGAAACTCCTGGCTTTCCTCTAAGGACTGGGTATCTATGCGAAACAACGCAGCCATTGTCATCTTCGGAGGCTAAAGCGACTGCACCTTCCCATGCAAATTGCCCACTAATGATGAGGTCTCCTGATTCAACCCAGAAGAAGTCAGAGTCTCCCATGTCGTCCTTCTCGCTGGCATCCTTGTGGAACAACCCCCTTCCTCTGTTGTAGAGGCCAATGCGCGTATACTCTTCCCCGTCTTGTTGGGTTACGGGCCGCGAAATGACCTCAGCTACAGATCCGAATCGTTGATGCTTGGTGTCTGGCATGTCAAATGACGACAAGACCAAAGCTTTTACTTTTTCCGTCAGCAGTTCCATCAACCGCTTTTGTTCCGCCACCAACTCATCAATCTTTGCGGTTTCACGGTCGAGGAAGGCGAGAATCTGCATCAGTTCGTCAGAAGGTGGAAGTGCGATCCGGATTGAACCGATGGTATCGGTATTCAAGTTGAGTTGAGTGCCCCATTTGCCGAGTCCTCCGTAACAAGTCCCGCCTTCAAAGATTCGATACAGAAATTGCGGGGCGATTTTTAACGTTGGAAAGTAAACAAAACCATCGTGGATGCATGCCTTGATTGCAGATAAACATGGTTTGCCCACAGTGCCTGCAATGCTGATAAACAATTCTCCGGGTGAAATTTTGACACTGAGTGAACTACCCAATTCGGAGAGTCGTTGAGTTGTTTCTTTCAGTACCCCATCGCAGGCAGAGACATCCGCAATCCGTACCCATGCAAACTCGCCTTCATCGTCGAAATACTTTGGATCGTCAATTGGCCTTGGCGACGCCCCACGCTTCACCGGCGATGTCCACTTGATCGAAATTACCGTCCAATGCTCCGGCACTTGACCCAGCCATTCCACCCCGCTGTCCTTGTATTTTGGGTAGCGCGGGAAGCTCATGGGCAAGAGGTAGGCGTTGAGGACTGGGAACTCAAGGACCACAACGGCTGCGATTTCCAGTTTGGTGGGGCACCCATGACACTTGTGTAAACATTCTGTGTTTCAATGAGTTCGGTGAGTTTTCGCCGCCAATGATGGTTGGGTGAAATCTGATCCATGAAGTGCAGCAGCATTAAGAGAGCATTATAGATACCTTTGCAGCCAGTTTGCATTTGGGTTGCCAAAGCTGCCGGACGTTGCGGCAAGGTGACGGACAGCGGAAACTGTCGATCCCAGAGCCGGCCATGGTGTGCGCAAACATTTCGAATGAGTGTCAAACGGTGCAGCCAGGAGGCAAAAACCCGTTCATCCAAGCCGTAAGTGGAGGCGATGGCTCTGCGCGTGGGCATGGGCTTTAGATTGGCATACCAGCGTGAAAGCAGGCCAAGCGACATGACTTCACATACCGCCCAAACCGGCGGCAACTGCTCCTGATACTTGCTGGTAAAATGCCGGATGAAAATTTCATCAGAACGCTCAACTTCCGCCGTGAGCAAGGCGATGTTTTTCTGCCAATGGTCCGAGCGGTAGGCCAGTTGGGGATTAAGGTGCCCATGTGGGCCGTGGCGATGCCCAATCTGGCTGGCCCACTGGGTTCGTACTGAGACCTCAACGCGTTCCAGCGCATCCATCGTAAGCAGGCGAAGCTCGCGATCAAAAACGTAAAGCGCCAGCACTTGCTGGAAACTTGTGCCCGGACGAAAGGTGTGAGTGGCATGGGTCTGCTCAAAAGGCAGCCAATAGGCGCTGAGGCGGTAATAGTTCAGGTGCTTGAGATAAAAAGCAGCTTCTGCTTCATCTTCAATCAACATTCCGCGTTGACGAAGCAGGGCAACCTGCTGCAGGCAGGTGGTGGCCGGTTTCACATAAAACACCTTGCTCATGTCGTTCTCCCAAATGTGTCAGCCACAAAAAAAAGACCCACCGGTTTGAGGATACGCTTGCGCGCATAGCCTTGGCAGGTTCGATTAGAGACACTATGGCTTCTGATCGTGTGGGTGGCAAGAAATTTATGTAAAAAACGACACAACAGCCTGAGATTAAGACCCAGGCCCAAAGCCCCCCAACCCCAACGGGGTTGTGCCTTGGTGGTCGCACCTGAACCGAAGACTGGCAAACCGACACAACCCCGTTGGGGTTGACTGGGAACGGCACGGATTTCCCAGGATAGGCGCTCGTACCTCCCGCTGCTGGGCTGGAGGACACAACGCCGTTGGCGTAGGGGACTATGCTCCGGGGCCTTGGCCAGCCAAAGCTTGATGGGCTCCGCTTTGGGGCTGGGAACGCTTTGCACCAGACGCAGCAGGGTTTCCGCAGTGGCCACTTCGGTTTGGTAGAATTTACCGTCGGCGGCGGGTAATTTCAGTTGGTTACAATTTGTAACCAACTGACTACCTTCCTTGTTGAGACGGTGTTTGAGGACTTTCCAGTAGTTCTGTGCAGCCTTGTAATCCGGCTGCTGCGTCAGCACCCGGATAATATCCACGACGGAAAACCACCAGGTCTCGGTTTTATCGTCGTAAACCCGGCGGATTCCGTGGCCTTCAAAAATGGCGAGATCGTTTTTCATGGCAGCAGGAATAGGTTGCATTGGTTTGGTGAAATTTTCAACCGGTAACGATATGTTACCGATTGGTTGGGGCGGAACGCAGAAACAATCAGTTGGTGACAATTTGTCACCAACTGGCGGGCGGGGCTGAGTTTGGGTGCGGACGAGTTCATTTCGTCAGCCCTCCGATCATAGTCAAGATACGGTCAGTACAGGCCTTCAACTCCGCATCAATCACGTTCAACGGGCGTGGTGGTTGGAAGACATAGAAGTGCCGGTTCAAGGGGATTTCGTAGCCAACCTGGGTCTTCTCATGATCAATCCACGCATCCGGCGCATGGGGCAGCACCTCGCGTTTGAAGTAGGTCTCCACGTCTTCACTGAGCGGCACGTTCTCGGTATCGCGCAAACTGGCATCGGGCATGGGCTTGCCTTTGGCTTTTCCCTTGATGCTGAGAACGATCTTACCTTTGGCATCGCGCTCAGGACGTTCAACGGTGATGGTGCGATAACCAAAGTCCTCATTCTTGAAGATACGGCTGATGGGTACGCCGTCCTTGGTGACCTTCTTGAAATTGCCGAAGATCCGGGTGATCTCCTCAATGTGTTCGGGGCTGAGTTCCTTGCGTTTGCTTCCCAAACTTTTGCGCATCTTCTGCCAAAAGTTGCTGGCATCAATCAACTGCACCTTGCCCTTGCGTTCGGCTGACTTGCGGTTGCTGACGATCCAGATATAGGTGCTGATGCCGGTGTTGTAGAACATGTCGGTAGGCAGCGCAATGATGGCCTCGACCAAATCATTCTCCAGGACATAGCGCCGGATCTCACTTTCACCGGAGCCAGCCCCACCCGTGAACAGTGGCGAACCATTCAATACGATCCCAAACCGACTACCGCCATCCGTAGCCGGGCGCATCTTGGAAATCAGATGCAGGAGGAATAACAGCGAACCATCACTGACGCGGGGCAGGCCAGGACCAAACCGGCCATTGAACCCCATCTGCGCATATTCCTTGCGAATGGCGTCTTCGATCTTCTTCCACTCCACGCCAAAGGGAGGATTGGAGAGCATATAATCGAAGAATTTACCGAGTAATCCATCGGCGGAGAGGGTGTTGCCCAGGATGATGTTGGCGATGTCCTGCCCCTTGATCAACATGTCCGCTTTGCAAATGGCATACGACTCGGGGTTCAGTTCCTGACCATACATCACGAGCCGGGCCTGGGGGTTCAGGCTGCTCAGGTGTTCGTCCGATACACTCAACATACCCCCCGTGCCAGCAGTAGGATCGTAAACGGAACGCACGACGCCCGGTTTGGTCAGGGCATCGTCGTCTTCAATAAACAGGAGGTTCACCATGAGCCGAATCGCATCGCGGGGGGTAAAGTGTTCGCCAGCGGTTTCGTTGGAAAGCTCGGCGAATTTGCGGATTAACTCTTCAAATACGGCCCCCATCTGCGCATTGCTTACCGTATCGGGGTGAAGGTCAATATTAGCGAACTTTTCCGTGACGAGGTACAGCAAACCAGCCTTGGCCAGTTTGTCTATCTGGGTATGGAACTCGAAGCACTCAAAAATATCGCGCACGGCTGGCGAGAAGGCTTGCAGGTAGGCCCGTAGGTTTTCGCCAATGTGATCCTGGTCGCCCATGAGCTTCTTCAAGTCCAGCGACGAGGTGTTGTAAAAAAGCTGCCCAGCCTTGCGCAATAGAAATGGTTCCGGGTTGACGCCTGCCTTGGTACGCTTATCCAATTCCGCCAGCACAGCGGTCTTGGTAGCCTCCAAAACACAGTCAAGGCGGCGCAGCACAGTAAAGGGCAGGATAACCTTGCCGTATTCAGACTGCTTGTAATCGCCGCGCAGGAGATCGGCTACGGACCAGATAAAGGATGAGAGGTTGGGATCGCTCATGGGGTAAAGGGAAAGATTGGGCTGGGCAGAACAGGGCATATCACCGCCGGACATTCGCGCGGATTTGACGTTGCTGCTTTAACCGATGACCTGCTTGCTGCCATACATTTTCACTGCCCGACCACCAATTTAAATGGTGCCTTGCCGGGTTAGTTACTTCGGCGATGACCTTAATGGGAGCGGGACAAGGCGGCAAGGAGAAGTTTAAAAGCCCGTTCAGGAATCTTCGTAGTGATGCGGTTCAAGCGCATAAATCAGGCCGGAGACTGGCGGCTGCAGGCTGGAGGCGGGCAAAAAAGAGCAGCCGGCGGGCGGCAGGCTGCGTGCCCGATTAACCACCTCTCACCCTTCAAAACAATCGCAATTCCAAATGGGGCGAATACCCCATTGCACCGGCTGTTTTTTTAGCTTATATTGATGCTGCCTGAGGGTTAGGAAAAGGCTGCTTGGAGCAGGCAGCCATAGCGGTGGCCCTAACCGTAGGTGTCAAAATAAACATGAAGCATACCGTCAAGCGACATCCTATCGGCAGGAGGCTATGAAGCGAGCGGCTGTCATCGCGGTTGTGGCGTGTCTTGTTGCCGCCGCATCCGTTTGCACGGCGGCGCAAGTGGGAGTGATTCACATCCAGGGGCCGATCGGGCCCGCCACTGCCAGCTACATCGCCCGCGCCCTTGACGTTTCCGGCGGGCGCAACGATGCCTGTCTCGTGATCGCGCTCGACACTCCGGGAGGACTGCTCGAATCCACCAAGGAGATCGTCCAGACCTTCTATTCCTCACGTGTGCCGACGGTGGTTTATGTTTCCCCCGAAGCCGCCACGGCGGGCAGTGCGGGGGTGTTCATCACCATGGCTGCGAATATTGCTGCGATGGCTCCGCACTCAAGCATCGGCGCTGCGCATCCGGTCGCGCTCGGCGGCCTGAGCGGTGGCAGCGAAGAAAAAATGGATGACGTGATGAGGAAGAAGATGGAGAATTATGCCTCCAGCTTCATCGAATCCATCGCCGACAAGCGCAAACGCAACGTCGGGTGGGCCAAATCCGCGGTGATGGAAAGCGCCGCCATTACCGCCGAAAAGGCACTGGAACTGAAAGTGATCGACTTCATTGCCACCGACTTGCCTGACCTGCTCAGGCAAATGGATGGACTCGCCATCGGGAAGGCATCGCTCGTCACGGCCGGGGCCAGCACGGTCGAGATTCCGATGTCGGTGCGGGAAAAGGTGTTTCAACGCATCTGGCGACCCGAGGTGATGTTTGCCCTCATGCTTGTCGTAATGTACGGAATCATTGGTGAGTTGAGCAGTCCGGGAGCGGTTTTGCCGGGCGTGGCCGGACTGATCGCATTGATTGTATTGCTCTACATGTCGTCCATCCTGCCCATGAATCTCGCAGGCCTGACGCTCATCGGGCTGGCCGTGGCGCTGTTCATCATTGACGTCTTTGCCCCCACGCACGGCGTGCTGACCGGTGGCGGCATCGTGGCGTTTTTCCTCGGCTCGCTCATGCTGTTCAATCACACGGCGCCCGGCTTTAAACTTTCCCTCGCCTACATCATTCCGGCCACGCTGCTCACGGCGGCGTTTTTCGTATTCATCGTGGGGGCCGGTTTGCGCGCGCAGTTCCGGCCCGCACTGACCGGCCAGGAAACCATGCTCGGTCGGACCGTGAACGCGCTTTCGCAAATTGACTCGCAGGGTGGCAAGGTGTTCATCGAAGGTGAACTTTGGAACGCCGTCAGCGACGACGTAATTGCAAAAGGTCAGCCCGTCGAAATTGCCGGCATCGAGGGGCTGACGTTGAAAGTGAAACCAAAAACCGGGTAACGTAACGGAGACAACTTATTATGAACGAACTAATCAATGCAGTCATGAAACTGGGACCGTGGGTGGTCGGCATCATTGTCGTGGCGGTGGTGGTGCTGCCGCAGTCAGTACGCATCCTGCGCGAATACGAACGCGGCGTTATTTTCCGCCTCGGCAAGTTGCAGGGGGCGAAAGGGCCGGGGCTGATCTTCCTCATCCCCATGATTGACAAGATGGTGAGGATGGACTTGCGCGTGGTGACCATTGACGTGCCCAAGCAGGAGGTGATGACCCGCGACAACGTGCCCGCCACGGTGGACGCGGTGATCTATTTCCGCGTCGTGGATCCGAACGCCGCCGTGGTGAAGGTGGAAAACTACTGGAAGGCGACTTCGCTCATCGGCCAGACGACCTTGCGCAGCGTGCTCGGCCAGTCGCCGCTGGACGACCTGCTCTCCCAACGCGATATCATCAACCAAAAGCTGCAGGAAATCATTGATAAGCAAACCGAGCCGTGGGGGATCAAAGTCACCGCCGTCGAAGTAAAAGAAGTCGCGTTGCCAGACAGCATGAAACGCGCGATGGCCAAACAAGCCGAAGCCGAACGCGAACGCCGGGCGAAAGTCGTGAACGCGGAAGGTGAATTTCAAGCTGCCGAAAAAATGGTGCAGGCCGCCGCGCTGATCGCCAAGGAACCGATTGCCCTGCAATTGCGCTATCTCCAAACCATGCGTGAAATGGCCAGCGAACACAACACCACGACGTTTCTGCCGCTGCCGATTGATTTGTTCTCGGCGTTTTTGAAAAAGTAATTTGATCCTGTGGCGTCGAGTGTCGAAGAGCTGTGGCGCTGGGAAGGCAAATCCCTCGCTCGCTCTTAATATCAGGCGGGCTTTCGTGTCATTACTCTCGCTCTTGGTGGTGCCTGGACTCAGCAAAGACGGGCAAAGTCACTGAAGAGAGATGGGTGCGCTATTTTGACAAATCCTTCAGCACGAGCGAAGTGACCGCCATTGAGAGTCTGGCGTCCGAGCATGGCGATTCCTTTTAAAGGTCCGCCCGGAGCTGGATTCTGCTTCTAACCGACCGGGCAAAACCCACTCAACGCGACTGGTAGTTTGTCCTTCCCATTTTTACACCAATCGCTAAATTCACCGGCAAGTAAACCCATCCAGCGCAGGTAGTTCGTTGGTTGGTGGCTGGAGGGTGAAATGACATGCAAACAAATTGGTTAACGGTTGAAGGCATCGGCAGTGGGATTGTCTGGAGGATCACACCGCCCGAAAGGGGATGTTGTTGACCATGCCAGCCCCAGCGAGAGGGGCGGGTGCCACTTCATTTCTGGTGGCGCTGGATGCCTGGCTGGAAAGCTCGTGCAAGGTGAGGAATTCATTGTATAATCTGATCGTAGAAACTCGATTTGAATGAGCACTGCAAAACCCAAACTAAGAGTCATGGTTTCCTCGACGGTTTACGGAATTGAGGAACTGCTGGATCGTGTTTACACGCTGCTGACTGCTTATGGCTATGAAGTGTGGATGTCGCATAAAGGAACTGTTCCGGTGCGCTCCGACCGAACCGCCTTTGAAAACTGCCTCGCTGCGGTGGAGAAATGCGATCTCTTTCTGGGAATCATAACGACGCACTACGGCAGCGGCCAGAATCCCGATAATCCCGCCGAGCCATCCATTACCCATCAAGAAATCCAGAAAGCCGTCGCGTTGAAAAAACCGCGTTGGTTGCTTGCCCATGACCATGTCGTCTTTGCCCGGCTGTTGTTGAACAACCTCGGCTTCAAAGGCAAGGCCGCTCGGAAGACTCTTAAACTCAAAAAAACTCCTATCCTGAACGATCTTCGGGTGCTTGACCTCTACGAAGACGCCACAATTGATATTCCCGACGTGTCACTCGACGAACGCGATGGAAATTGGGTTCAAAAATTCCGTTCCACCGAGGATGGATCATTGTTCGCCACCGCCCAGTTCTTCCGCTATCAGGAAGTGGAGCAATTCATTAAGGAAAATTTTGCAGATGGTTCACCGCTGCCAAACAACGGAGGTGAAAAATGAATCCTGCCCAAATCTCAAAACTGCTTTCCTTGGGTGAAGGCCAGCGAGTTGAATTCAAATCCAGTGTCAAGCATGTTGAGGCGCTTGGCCGAGTCATCTGCGGCCTGCTCAATACCTCCGGCGGTTATCTCATCTGCGGCGTGAAAGACCAAGGTTCGGTGCTCGGCGTAGATGTGTCTGCCGACGCCGTCGCTGCTTTGGAAAAACAGCTTTACGAGGGCATTGCTCCCAAAACCCTCGTCGAAATGGAGCTTGCGACACTCGAGGGCAAGCCGATAATCGTTTTTGAGGTTCCTGCGGGCAAGGATGTGCCGTATGCGTTCCGCAATACGATCTACATTCGCTCTGGCGATACCACCCAACCGGCCGACCCGGAGACCATTCGCGACATGGTCCTGCGCCGTCAGACCGAGCCGGAACGTTGGGAGCGGCGGTTCTCCTTTGCCGACATCGAAGCCGACGTGGATTTGGATCAGGTTCGCGCCGTCGTGGCCGACGCACAGAAAGTTCGCCGGGCATTCTTCCGCAATGCCGGGAATCCACAGATGGTGCTGGAAGATTTTTCCGCTGCCAAATACGGTCGTTTAACCAATGGCGGCGATGTCCTCTTCGCCCGCAATCCGGCCACGCGGATGCCGCAGATCCGTGTTCGAGCCATGCGCTACAATTCCGACAAGGCTGGCGACACCTACCGCGACATGAAATCATTTGAAGGTCCACTGCACGCCATTTTCGAGGATGCCTACGCCTTCATTGTACGCAACACGCCGACGGCAGCCCGATTTACCAAAGGCCAGCCAAAACGGGATGATTCGCCACTCTACCCGGAGGACGCCGTCCGCGAGGCCCTCATCAATGCCCTCGCCCATCGCGATTACAGTTCATCGTCGGGCGGCGTCAGTATTCATATTTTCCCGCACCGACTCGAAATTTGGAATTCCGGCAGTTTGCCCGATGGCGTTACGGTTGAAAAATTGAAGCAAGGCCAAATCTCCGTCCTGCGTAATCCCGACGTCTCCCATGTTCTGTATCTTCGCGGCCTTATGGAAAAGGCCGGTCGTGGCAGTGTGCTTATGATCCAGCAATGCCGCGAAAACGGCCTTTCCGACCCGGAATGGAAGTCCGACGAGAAACTCGGAGTAACCGTCATTTTCCGCGCCCCGGAAGTCACCGGGGAAGTCACCGGGGAAGTCACCGGGGAAGTCACCGGGGAAGTCGCCGGGGAAGTCGCCGGGGAAGTTAAACGACTGCTCACCGTCGTGAAAGGGGAAATGAAGCGTCAGGAAATCCAGAACCAACTTGGCCTCAGGCATGAAGAGCATTTCCGGGATGCTTATCTCACGCCCGCGATTCAAGCGGGTCTAATTGAAATGACCCAACCCGACAAACCAAAAAGCAGCAAGCAACGTTATCGCTTAACGCCGCTGGGAGAAGCCATCAGCGCCAAGATCGCGGGATTATCCGACGAAATAATACCATGAACCGTCAATTATTCATAACGTCTCTCTTTCTCCTCTCGCTCGTCGCCACCCTGTCGTCCGCCCTCGCCGCCGATCAGCCTGCGGTGGGGCTTTGGACCTTCGAGAACACCCTCGCTGACCGCTCCGGTCGCGGCAACGATGCCTTCGCCGCCGCACCGGTGTTCGTCCCTGGCCACGCCGGCCAGGGCCTCCAATGCAGCAACGTCCCCACCGTCATCCCGGACTCCCCCGAACTCCGCCCCGCGCCCGGCCTCAAGATTGACTGCTGGGTCAAGCCCACTGAACTGGGGCCCAGCTACCAGCCCATCCTGATCAAGGACCGCGCCTACCAGCTCCGCATTGAATCCCCCAAGGAAGGCGCCCAGTTCACCTTCTTCCTCCACCTCAATGGCTGGGAACCCCGCGTCCACTCCAAAGCGGCCGCGAAAGTCGGCCAGTGGTATCACCTCGTCGCCGCCTGGGACGGCAGGGAAATCTCCCTGGAAGTGAACGGCGACCGCACGACCACCCCGCGCGTCGGCACCCCCACTCCCTCGCGTGAGCCCGTCGAACTCGGTCACTTCCACGGCGTGCTCGATGAACTCCGCATCGAAAACCCTGCCGCCCAATCTTCCGGTGTCGCCCAGTGGCTCTTCGAGGGCAATCTCCGCGACTCCACCACCAATGGCAATCATCTTTCCGGCGAAGGTGCCAGTTTCGTGCCCGTTCCCGGCGGCCAGGCCCTGAAGTCCACCCGCAGTGTCCAGGTCCCCAGCAACCCCAGCCTCCAGCTTGCCCCCGGCTTCCGCATTGATTGCTCCGTCTTTTTTGACCAGGTCCCCGCCGCCGGCGGCTACATCGTGATGAAGAATGGCGAATACCAGCTCCGCCTCGATTCGCAGAAGGAAGGCAGCACCTTCGCCTTTTTCGTTAATCTCAATGGCTGGGAGCCGCGGGAGCGCTCCGAGGAGCGCGTCGTTCCCGGTAAATGGTATCGCATCACTGCGGCCTGGGACGGCTTCAACGTCACACTCGACGTCAACGGTGAACGCAGCCGCCATTCTCGCCGTGGTCTGCCCAAGACCACGAGCAATCCGCTCATCGTCGGCGCTCTCGGCGGACTCCTCGACAATCTCAAGCTCGAAAATCCTCGCCTCCCCACGCTGCAAGTGGACCCCGCCAAACAGGAACACGCCATTCTGATCGCCGGCCGCCCGGAAAAGTTCACGACCACCCTCCGCAACATCGGCCCGGCCACCGATAAGGTTGCCGTCCAGTTCAAGCTTCCCACCGGCATTCGAAACCTGGGTTCCGCTACGCACGAGCTCGGCGCGTTACCTTCCGGGGCGGAGAAGACGATCGAGTGGACGATTCAGGCCGACACCCCCGTGGTTGGCGCTGCCGAAATTCAGGTCGCCGCGGCGGGCGCTTCGCTCATGACCGCGCGCCATCCGCTGGTTTTCTTCCCCACGGAAGACGGCCCGCCTCCCTCCGCCTCCGAGAAACTCCCCGCCACCACCGGCGACGGCAAGGCGACCACGTACTACATTGATAGCCTCGCCGGCAACAACGCCAACTCCGGCACCTCGCCCGATGCACCCTGGAAAGACTTCACCAACATCAATGGCCGCGTTCTCAATCCCGGCCAGCGCCTGCTGCTCAAGCGGGGCAGCGTCTTCAACCAGGAGCTTACCCTCTCCGCCCACGGCACCGCCGGCAACTGGACCGAAATCGGCGCCTACGGCGAAGGTGCCCGGCCCATCATCCGTCGCAACTGGGACATTGACGAGCGCTGCGTCCTCATCCGTAACCCCGACTTCCTCCGCATCCGTAGCCTCACCGTCTGCTACGCCGGCAAGGGCCTCATCGTCTCCTATAGCGAACCCAACCACGGCGGCCTGCTCGTCGAGGACTGCATCG
Above is a window of Verrucomicrobiota bacterium DNA encoding:
- a CDS encoding RNA-binding domain-containing protein; translated protein: MNPAQISKLLSLGEGQRVEFKSSVKHVEALGRVICGLLNTSGGYLICGVKDQGSVLGVDVSADAVAALEKQLYEGIAPKTLVEMELATLEGKPIIVFEVPAGKDVPYAFRNTIYIRSGDTTQPADPETIRDMVLRRQTEPERWERRFSFADIEADVDLDQVRAVVADAQKVRRAFFRNAGNPQMVLEDFSAAKYGRLTNGGDVLFARNPATRMPQIRVRAMRYNSDKAGDTYRDMKSFEGPLHAIFEDAYAFIVRNTPTAARFTKGQPKRDDSPLYPEDAVREALINALAHRDYSSSSGGVSIHIFPHRLEIWNSGSLPDGVTVEKLKQGQISVLRNPDVSHVLYLRGLMEKAGRGSVLMIQQCRENGLSDPEWKSDEKLGVTVIFRAPEVTGEVTGEVTGEVTGEVAGEVAGEVKRLLTVVKGEMKRQEIQNQLGLRHEEHFRDAYLTPAIQAGLIEMTQPDKPKSSKQRYRLTPLGEAISAKIAGLSDEIIP
- a CDS encoding slipin family protein, whose protein sequence is MNELINAVMKLGPWVVGIIVVAVVVLPQSVRILREYERGVIFRLGKLQGAKGPGLIFLIPMIDKMVRMDLRVVTIDVPKQEVMTRDNVPATVDAVIYFRVVDPNAAVVKVENYWKATSLIGQTTLRSVLGQSPLDDLLSQRDIINQKLQEIIDKQTEPWGIKVTAVEVKEVALPDSMKRAMAKQAEAERERRAKVVNAEGEFQAAEKMVQAAALIAKEPIALQLRYLQTMREMASEHNTTTFLPLPIDLFSAFLKK
- a CDS encoding DUF4062 domain-containing protein; translated protein: MSTAKPKLRVMVSSTVYGIEELLDRVYTLLTAYGYEVWMSHKGTVPVRSDRTAFENCLAAVEKCDLFLGIITTHYGSGQNPDNPAEPSITHQEIQKAVALKKPRWLLAHDHVVFARLLLNNLGFKGKAARKTLKLKKTPILNDLRVLDLYEDATIDIPDVSLDERDGNWVQKFRSTEDGSLFATAQFFRYQEVEQFIKENFADGSPLPNNGGEK
- a CDS encoding LamG-like jellyroll fold domain-containing protein gives rise to the protein MFVPGHAGQGLQCSNVPTVIPDSPELRPAPGLKIDCWVKPTELGPSYQPILIKDRAYQLRIESPKEGAQFTFFLHLNGWEPRVHSKAAAKVGQWYHLVAAWDGREISLEVNGDRTTTPRVGTPTPSREPVELGHFHGVLDELRIENPAAQSSGVAQWLFEGNLRDSTTNGNHLSGEGASFVPVPGGQALKSTRSVQVPSNPSLQLAPGFRIDCSVFFDQVPAAGGYIVMKNGEYQLRLDSQKEGSTFAFFVNLNGWEPRERSEERVVPGKWYRITAAWDGFNVTLDVNGERSRHSRRGLPKTTSNPLIVGALGGLLDNLKLENPRLPTLQVDPAKQEHAILIAGRPEKFTTTLRNIGPATDKVAVQFKLPTGIRNLGSATHELGALPSGAEKTIEWTIQADTPVVGAAEIQVAAAGASLMTARHPLVFFPTEDGPPPSASEKLPATTGDGKATTYYIDSLAGNNANSGTSPDAPWKDFTNINGRVLNPGQRLLLKRGSVFNQELTLSAHGTAGNWTEIGAYGEGARPIIRRNWDIDERCVLIRNPDFLRIRSLTVCYAGKGLIVSYSEPNHGGLLVEDCIAHHIEGLYRMNAHGIPEWRDRTGAPGDRTGSRGIAITGTLAKDLVLRNCETFQCSSGWEMRGKDTVVDRVFCHDNYAHNTSPHPFLVDIHRAILRNSIFDASGWHASAGTMGIMLGNQQGLIIRNCYFRNQPDSGSHDEGGIDFENSGNATLIDHCTFENNAGAAIEVLGLRSPQTTNIEIRKSRFIQNNTAKKLGPSEIFVWGRTSDPSVCCSSGRVNGNGYVLLSSIQFFINEKPELTSWTLHDNTQYSSVPEIDRAMPFNRPPTVDAGPDLRSSQRRVLLAGRVTDDGQPTDKLLTSTWELLEGPGPVSFENAHAPATAATFEKPGDYLLRLVADDGELWLSRMVTIHILPQPATVVAAWEFNKNLDKEGWTEVNPGTTVQQWPAKIKEWSTTSHPVKLVAGGYYILALENTPDAHLLSPDQLNLPLTGKEKLTLHFQNHTPATQMRVRFTTDADPSWTDAKSLLFPVIPSDLAPRTYTVNLSSLPAWKGRLRQLRLDLATGQPLTGTCRFDYIWLSTPTPYQ